One window from the genome of Pararhizobium gei encodes:
- a CDS encoding carbohydrate ABC transporter permease, with protein MRKLIFYVAIVALLVIVLFPLYWVAVTSIKTTKDAFAIPPVWFFEPTWENYQRVLNNGVFIRAFLNSVLISFSASVISVAIGALAAYGLVAQDEPVRRKNEKFVLSLRIAPPLIFIIPAYFLAAQLKLLNNHWVIIAVYAFINVPFAISLLITFFEDIPKELRDAAKVDGARELTIFWNVFLPVAKGGIVATLILCVLFTWNEFFIALVLTGRDTQTLPVSITSFLTFQGVQWGPLTAAATLVMLPMLVLGMLVQGQVVRGMSLGSIKG; from the coding sequence CATAGTGGCCCTGCTCGTCATAGTGCTCTTTCCCCTCTACTGGGTCGCTGTCACGTCGATCAAGACGACCAAGGATGCGTTTGCCATTCCGCCCGTGTGGTTCTTCGAGCCGACCTGGGAAAACTACCAGCGCGTTCTCAACAACGGCGTGTTCATCCGCGCCTTCCTCAACAGCGTGCTCATCTCGTTTTCGGCCAGCGTCATTTCGGTCGCCATCGGCGCGCTTGCTGCCTACGGCCTTGTGGCGCAGGACGAACCCGTGCGTCGCAAGAACGAGAAATTTGTACTCAGCCTGCGCATTGCACCGCCGCTGATCTTCATCATTCCGGCCTATTTTCTCGCAGCTCAACTGAAGTTGCTCAACAATCACTGGGTCATCATCGCGGTCTACGCCTTCATCAACGTACCATTCGCCATCTCGCTTCTCATCACCTTCTTCGAAGACATTCCGAAGGAGTTGCGCGATGCCGCAAAGGTGGATGGTGCACGCGAACTGACGATCTTCTGGAACGTGTTCCTGCCGGTCGCCAAGGGCGGCATCGTCGCGACACTGATCCTGTGCGTCCTGTTCACCTGGAACGAATTCTTCATCGCCCTCGTCCTCACCGGACGGGATACCCAGACATTGCCCGTCAGCATCACATCGTTCCTGACGTTCCAGGGCGTGCAATGGGGGCCGCTGACGGCCGCCGCGACGCTCGTCATGCTGCCGATGCTCGTTCTCGGCATGCTTGTTCAAGGACAGGTCGTGCGCGGCATGTCGCTCGGGAGTATCAAAGGATGA
- a CDS encoding ABC transporter ATP-binding protein: MTGMTIAKTQSLSLRNITKSYGPIPVLKGIDVEVLEGEFVVLLGPSGCGKSTLLHAIAGLHPIDAGEIVIEGRAVTDIPTRERDVAMVFQSYALYPNMTVAQNIGFPLRMRKLPREMISQKVAEVARLLQIEPLLERKPRELSGGQRQRVAIGRALVRDPKIFLFDEPLSNLDATLRVETRAEIKRLHERIGKTMVYVTHDQIEAMTLATRIVVMNKGDIQQIGTPYEIYHKPANTFVARFVGSPAMQFIHGRLIQEGASAGFSDGKDWKLALPFPGLAHERTGEVILGVRPEHIKLVAAGQDGHDALVDMVESTGPEDNVTLSINGQKATARLETGSTQAGQIVKVQIATDKVSLFDAATGIRLN, translated from the coding sequence ATGACCGGCATGACCATCGCCAAGACACAGTCGCTTTCCTTGCGGAACATCACCAAGTCCTATGGACCCATCCCCGTATTAAAAGGGATCGACGTCGAGGTGTTGGAAGGCGAGTTCGTCGTGCTTCTGGGGCCGTCAGGCTGCGGGAAGTCGACCCTTCTTCATGCCATCGCCGGGCTGCATCCGATCGATGCCGGCGAGATCGTCATCGAAGGCCGCGCCGTAACCGACATCCCCACCCGGGAACGCGATGTCGCCATGGTGTTCCAGTCCTACGCGCTCTATCCGAACATGACGGTGGCGCAGAACATCGGTTTCCCATTGCGCATGCGCAAACTCCCGCGCGAGATGATCTCGCAAAAGGTCGCCGAAGTCGCACGTCTGTTGCAGATCGAGCCACTGCTCGAGCGCAAACCGCGCGAACTGTCGGGTGGTCAGCGCCAGCGCGTGGCGATCGGGCGGGCGCTGGTCCGCGATCCGAAGATATTTCTCTTCGACGAACCGCTCTCCAATCTCGATGCGACCCTGCGCGTCGAAACCCGGGCCGAGATCAAACGCCTGCACGAGCGCATCGGCAAGACCATGGTCTATGTCACGCATGATCAGATCGAGGCCATGACCCTTGCAACCCGGATCGTCGTCATGAACAAGGGTGACATCCAGCAGATCGGCACGCCTTATGAGATCTATCACAAGCCTGCCAACACATTCGTTGCCCGTTTTGTCGGCTCTCCAGCCATGCAGTTCATCCACGGCCGATTGATACAGGAGGGGGCGAGCGCCGGTTTCAGCGATGGCAAGGACTGGAAACTCGCATTGCCATTTCCCGGCCTTGCTCATGAGAGGACGGGCGAGGTCATTCTCGGGGTGCGGCCTGAGCATATCAAGCTCGTGGCCGCCGGGCAGGATGGCCACGACGCTTTGGTGGACATGGTCGAATCGACGGGGCCCGAAGATAACGTGACGCTGTCCATCAACGGTCAGAAGGCGACGGCCCGGCTGGAAACCGGCAGTACGCAGGCGGGTCAGATCGTCAAGGTCCAGATCGCCACCGACAAGGTTTCGCTCTTCGACGCCGCCACCGGAATACGCCTGAACTGA
- the nagB gene encoding glucosamine-6-phosphate deaminase: MNIIIKNSAEEASAAVAEILLRQVETKPDSVLGLPTGATPLGVYARLRQEFSKGRGRYKDVTTFNLDEYLGLSSEHPSSYAFYMRETLFRHADFKSERTHIPDGLATDAEAEAERYESLISTHGGIDLMVLGLGRNAHIGFNEPGSPHTSRTRRVALASSTLDANARYFQPGSSQPTHAITMGIGTILESRAIVVLATGREKADAIAASVNGPVTDAVPGSALNRHADATIVLDRQAAQALGAVQLLELGV; this comes from the coding sequence ATGAACATCATCATCAAAAACTCGGCGGAAGAGGCTTCTGCCGCCGTTGCAGAGATCCTGTTGCGCCAAGTGGAAACCAAGCCCGACAGTGTGCTTGGCCTTCCCACCGGAGCAACACCGCTGGGTGTCTATGCGCGCCTGCGCCAGGAGTTTTCAAAGGGCCGGGGCCGCTACAAGGACGTCACGACGTTCAATCTGGATGAATATCTTGGCCTCTCGAGCGAGCATCCGTCTTCCTATGCGTTCTACATGCGGGAAACCCTGTTTCGTCACGCGGACTTCAAGTCTGAGCGAACGCATATCCCAGATGGATTGGCAACGGATGCTGAAGCGGAAGCCGAACGCTACGAATCCTTGATCAGCACCCATGGCGGCATCGATCTCATGGTCCTGGGCCTCGGGCGCAATGCCCATATCGGCTTCAACGAGCCGGGATCGCCGCACACGTCGCGAACCCGGCGGGTGGCTCTGGCGTCATCGACGCTGGACGCCAATGCGCGCTATTTCCAGCCGGGCTCCAGCCAGCCGACCCATGCGATCACCATGGGCATCGGCACGATCCTGGAGAGCCGGGCAATCGTCGTCTTGGCGACCGGCAGGGAAAAAGCCGACGCGATCGCTGCAAGCGTCAACGGCCCCGTGACGGACGCAGTTCCCGGTTCGGCGCTTAACCGGCATGCGGATGCGACCATCGTTCTCGACAGGCAAGCCGCGCAGGCGCTCGGGGCTGTACAATTACTGGAGCTGGGCGTTTGA
- a CDS encoding putative N-acetylmannosamine-6-phosphate 2-epimerase, with protein sequence MDAPEFVAAFARAAVNAGASALRIESIAYVKAVRAVVSVPIIGIVKRDLADSPVRITPFVSDAEGLCEAGADIVAFDATDRARPETVETLVAAVKRRGKLTMADCASIEDAERALGAGVDFVGTTLSGYVTGQAPTDPDTELVASLRRLTPFVVAEGRIRTPQQAQQAVRAGAYAVVIGSAITRTEHVTAWFREALESAYGPSPSQKPVLAIDIGGTKTMAALVQGSEILSEVSIATERAQGPDAWLAAARAAAEQWNRAYDGIGLAVTGFIRDGRWSAMNPETLGIPEDYPLVDRATDLFGMHAFAINDAQAAAWGEYRFGAGRGGDLVFLTVSTGVGGGIVINGRPLAGLAGHFGLTRGVAGGAPSLEDEASGRWMHAEAARRGHPGLQAFDIFKHARASEGWAEGIVSQSAGRIARLCRDIQLILDPQDIVIGGGVGLAEGYLDLVAGMVPGDGGLVKPNIVRAKLGGKAGVVGVADLVRQRTGHRL encoded by the coding sequence ATGGACGCGCCGGAATTTGTCGCGGCCTTTGCCCGCGCGGCGGTCAATGCCGGGGCATCCGCATTGCGCATAGAGTCGATCGCCTACGTCAAGGCCGTTCGCGCCGTCGTCTCGGTCCCGATCATAGGCATCGTCAAGCGGGATCTCGCAGACAGCCCGGTTCGCATAACGCCGTTTGTTTCGGATGCGGAGGGCCTTTGCGAAGCGGGCGCCGATATCGTTGCATTCGATGCCACGGACCGTGCCCGGCCGGAGACTGTCGAGACGCTTGTCGCAGCTGTAAAACGGCGCGGTAAACTTACCATGGCCGACTGCGCCTCGATCGAGGATGCAGAGCGCGCTCTCGGCGCCGGCGTCGATTTTGTCGGCACCACGCTCTCCGGCTACGTCACCGGACAGGCGCCGACCGATCCTGATACCGAACTTGTCGCATCTCTGCGCCGTTTGACGCCCTTCGTCGTCGCGGAAGGCCGCATCAGGACGCCGCAGCAGGCGCAGCAGGCGGTGAGGGCAGGGGCTTATGCGGTCGTCATCGGCTCCGCAATCACCCGTACCGAGCATGTGACAGCCTGGTTTCGCGAGGCTCTGGAAAGCGCTTACGGACCATCCCCGTCGCAAAAGCCGGTGCTTGCCATCGATATCGGCGGCACGAAAACAATGGCCGCGCTGGTTCAGGGCAGCGAAATCCTCTCCGAGGTCTCTATTGCGACCGAGCGGGCACAGGGACCGGATGCCTGGCTCGCCGCGGCGCGCGCGGCTGCCGAACAATGGAATCGCGCCTATGACGGTATCGGCCTTGCAGTAACCGGCTTCATCCGTGACGGCCGATGGTCGGCGATGAATCCCGAGACGCTCGGAATCCCGGAGGATTACCCACTGGTCGATAGGGCGACGGATCTCTTCGGTATGCACGCTTTTGCCATCAACGACGCTCAGGCGGCGGCGTGGGGGGAATATCGGTTCGGCGCAGGGCGCGGTGGCGACCTGGTCTTCCTCACCGTGTCAACCGGCGTCGGCGGCGGAATTGTGATCAATGGCCGACCGCTGGCAGGCCTTGCCGGTCACTTCGGGCTCACGCGCGGCGTGGCCGGCGGCGCGCCGAGCCTCGAGGACGAGGCCTCCGGCCGCTGGATGCACGCTGAAGCCGCGCGCCGAGGTCATCCCGGTCTGCAGGCTTTTGACATTTTCAAGCATGCACGCGCATCAGAAGGCTGGGCGGAAGGGATTGTCTCCCAATCCGCTGGCCGGATTGCGAGGCTATGCCGCGATATCCAACTTATCCTGGATCCGCAGGATATCGTCATCGGAGGCGGTGTCGGACTTGCGGAGGGATATCTCGACCTCGTCGCCGGCATGGTGCCGGGCGACGGCGGCCTGGTGAAACCGAACATCGTGCGCGCCAAACTTGGTGGCAAAGCCGGTGTTGTCGGCGTAGCCGATCTTGTGCGGCAGCGAACCGGTCACCGGCTTTAG
- a CDS encoding TIM barrel protein — protein MEQPFTLAACAEMIWRDKPIEWRCAQLKDLGFEVGLWNWPEHDLAALERSGATFSIMNGYLTGRLADDDGANELLRSARETAQVGKRLGVARLNLHGTGLGEGGLPVRPSEVVTGRMWLKARDTLSRIADMAEEEGVVFTLENLNLPVDHPGTPFGRAEDTLALVSSVNHPRLRLNLDLYHVQIGEGNLIETCKACLPWIGEVQVADVPGRCEPGTGEINYPGIARALFDMGYRGPVGLEAFAKGDPIAALEAFRSAFTV, from the coding sequence ATGGAACAACCTTTTACGCTTGCCGCCTGCGCCGAAATGATCTGGCGAGACAAACCGATCGAGTGGCGCTGTGCGCAGCTCAAGGACCTTGGCTTCGAGGTTGGCCTGTGGAACTGGCCGGAACACGATCTGGCTGCGCTTGAAAGATCGGGAGCGACCTTCTCGATCATGAATGGCTATCTCACAGGCCGGCTGGCCGATGACGATGGTGCCAACGAACTGCTGCGCTCGGCGCGCGAGACGGCACAGGTCGGCAAGCGGCTCGGTGTCGCCCGGCTCAATCTGCATGGGACAGGCCTCGGCGAAGGCGGGCTTCCCGTTCGCCCGAGCGAGGTGGTGACGGGCCGCATGTGGCTGAAGGCGCGGGACACGCTCTCCCGCATCGCCGACATGGCTGAGGAGGAAGGCGTGGTCTTCACGCTGGAAAATCTCAACCTGCCGGTCGATCATCCCGGCACGCCTTTCGGGCGCGCAGAGGACACGCTGGCGCTGGTCTCCAGCGTCAACCACCCGCGCCTGCGGCTCAACCTGGACCTCTATCATGTGCAGATCGGTGAAGGGAATCTGATCGAGACCTGCAAAGCCTGCCTGCCGTGGATCGGAGAAGTACAGGTCGCCGACGTGCCGGGGCGTTGTGAACCGGGCACCGGCGAAATAAACTATCCGGGCATTGCGCGTGCGCTGTTCGATATGGGCTATCGCGGTCCTGTGGGATTGGAAGCCTTCGCAAAAGGTGATCCAATCGCGGCCCTGGAGGCATTCCGCAGCGCGTTTACAGTGTGA
- the iolB gene encoding 5-deoxy-glucuronate isomerase — MPRLLHRPFGNHGKVHEITPALAGWRHVGFSLYRLRAGETVGEATGDREVILVMVEGKAAFEADGRNWGVLGERMSVFEKTPPHCLYLPNGSTWKAAAETDCVIAVCSAPGRQGHDARRIGPDGITLTQRGEGSNTRYINNIAMENEDYCDSLLVTEVFTPAGNWSSYPSHRHDEDDFPRITYLEETYYHRLNPADGFGIQRVYTDDLQLNETMAVHDGDVVCVPRGHHPCGAPHGFEMYYLNVMAGPLRKWRFVAAPPVEHLMR, encoded by the coding sequence ATGCCCAGGCTTCTCCATCGTCCCTTCGGCAATCATGGCAAGGTCCACGAGATCACGCCGGCCCTCGCCGGCTGGCGCCATGTCGGTTTTTCGCTCTATCGTTTGAGAGCCGGCGAGACCGTCGGCGAAGCGACCGGCGACCGTGAAGTCATTCTCGTGATGGTCGAGGGAAAAGCGGCGTTCGAGGCAGACGGGCGCAACTGGGGCGTTCTCGGCGAGCGCATGAGCGTCTTCGAGAAAACGCCACCGCATTGCCTATACCTGCCGAATGGCAGCACCTGGAAGGCCGCTGCGGAAACCGATTGCGTGATCGCCGTCTGCTCGGCACCGGGCAGACAAGGCCATGACGCGCGGCGGATCGGGCCGGATGGCATCACGCTGACGCAGCGCGGCGAGGGCAGCAACACCCGCTATATCAACAATATCGCCATGGAAAACGAGGATTACTGCGACAGTCTTCTGGTGACGGAGGTTTTCACGCCGGCGGGGAACTGGTCGAGTTATCCGAGCCATCGCCACGACGAGGACGACTTTCCGCGCATCACCTACCTGGAAGAAACCTATTATCATCGCCTGAACCCGGCCGACGGGTTCGGCATTCAACGGGTCTATACCGATGACCTGCAACTGAACGAGACCATGGCGGTGCATGACGGCGATGTCGTCTGCGTGCCGCGCGGCCACCACCCTTGCGGTGCGCCGCATGGTTTCGAGATGTATTACCTCAACGTCATGGCCGGCCCTTTGCGCAAATGGCGTTTCGTCGCCGCGCCACCGGTCGAGCACCTGATGCGCTAA
- the iolE gene encoding myo-inosose-2 dehydratase, translated as MIRFGTNPIAWANDDDQSLGADIPTEQILREASGIGFDGIENGHRWPDDPQALKDLLGSYGLAFVSGWYSLNLLTQSVDDEKHAIQHHLDKLKHNGCIVCIACETSNSVQGLQVPLSESPILSAEEMKDFGARIEELAAFTASQGIALVYHHHMGTVVETPEEIDAFMAATGPKTRLLFDAGHCYFGGNGRDPTSVLSRHVDRVSHFHAKNVRPDVMQRVRDEGLSFMDGVRAGVFTVPGDDEGGVEFEPLLKILKDAGYEGWIVIEAEQDPAVRNPFQYQSLGLKTLKAAAATVGLV; from the coding sequence CTTCGGCACCAACCCCATCGCCTGGGCCAATGACGACGACCAGAGCCTCGGCGCCGACATCCCGACCGAGCAGATTTTGCGCGAGGCCAGCGGGATCGGTTTCGACGGCATCGAAAACGGGCATCGCTGGCCGGACGATCCGCAGGCATTGAAGGACCTGCTCGGGTCCTATGGCCTCGCCTTCGTCTCCGGCTGGTATTCGCTCAACCTCCTGACGCAGTCGGTCGATGACGAGAAACACGCGATCCAGCACCATCTCGACAAGCTGAAACACAATGGCTGCATTGTCTGCATCGCTTGTGAAACCTCCAACAGCGTCCAGGGATTGCAAGTGCCGCTTTCCGAAAGCCCTATCCTGTCGGCGGAGGAGATGAAAGACTTCGGTGCCAGGATCGAGGAACTTGCCGCCTTCACCGCCTCGCAGGGCATCGCGCTCGTCTACCACCACCACATGGGCACCGTGGTCGAGACGCCGGAAGAGATCGATGCCTTCATGGCGGCAACCGGGCCTAAGACCCGGCTGCTGTTCGATGCCGGCCACTGCTATTTCGGCGGCAACGGCCGTGATCCGACGTCGGTATTGTCCCGCCATGTCGATCGTGTCAGCCATTTCCATGCCAAGAACGTTCGCCCGGATGTGATGCAGCGTGTGCGCGACGAGGGGCTGAGTTTCATGGACGGCGTTCGTGCCGGCGTGTTCACCGTACCGGGAGACGACGAAGGCGGGGTGGAGTTCGAACCGCTGTTGAAAATCCTCAAAGACGCGGGTTACGAGGGCTGGATCGTCATCGAGGCCGAGCAGGATCCCGCCGTTCGCAATCCCTTCCAGTACCAGTCGCTCGGCCTCAAGACGTTGAAGGCCGCCGCCGCCACGGTCGGTCTCGTCTGA